One genomic window of Ruminococcus gauvreauii includes the following:
- a CDS encoding uroporphyrinogen decarboxylase family protein: protein MTSKERVKCAFAHKQPDKVPMDIGGMSCSQMHVTNVAKLREYYGLEKRPIKTWDVFSMVGLIEDDLKDAMGVDVEFIKSYGGMFGFKDTGKWKEMEYMGVDLLVPEGFEYSDDGKGGLYVYPQGDRNAPPSGHMPANGFYFDNIERQKPIDEDNMNVEDNLEEYQAVSEAELEYYRREVEKYRDSKRAVVLDVGGSALGDAAFVPGPGLKDPKGIRTVTGWMTAPLLYPEYTAEVFDRQSDMAIENWKKFNEIVGSVADVVFICGTDLGNQRSRMCSADTYDEYYHPYYRKMNDWIHENTNWKTLKHTCGAVFDVIPQLIESGFDSVNPVQCSAAGMEPERLKEAYGDNMLFWGAGVDTQKILPFGTPEEVREQVLKRCEVFSKDGGFIFGAIHCIQCNTPRENIVAMIDALHEFNGDK, encoded by the coding sequence ATGACATCAAAAGAGAGAGTGAAGTGTGCGTTTGCACATAAACAGCCGGACAAAGTGCCGATGGATATTGGGGGAATGTCGTGTTCTCAGATGCATGTGACGAACGTGGCGAAACTGCGGGAGTATTACGGACTTGAAAAGCGCCCGATCAAGACGTGGGATGTGTTCAGCATGGTTGGACTGATTGAGGATGATCTGAAAGATGCCATGGGGGTAGATGTAGAATTCATCAAATCATATGGCGGCATGTTTGGATTTAAGGATACCGGAAAATGGAAAGAAATGGAGTATATGGGCGTAGATTTGCTTGTTCCGGAAGGGTTTGAGTACAGTGACGATGGAAAAGGCGGGCTGTATGTGTATCCGCAGGGAGACAGAAACGCACCGCCGAGCGGACATATGCCTGCCAACGGATTTTATTTTGACAACATCGAGCGTCAGAAGCCGATTGATGAGGACAACATGAATGTGGAAGACAACCTGGAAGAATATCAGGCGGTTTCTGAGGCCGAGTTGGAATATTACCGCAGAGAAGTGGAAAAATACCGGGACAGCAAGAGAGCGGTAGTGCTGGACGTGGGCGGATCTGCATTGGGAGATGCAGCGTTCGTCCCGGGTCCGGGCCTGAAAGACCCAAAAGGCATCCGGACAGTGACCGGATGGATGACAGCGCCTTTGCTTTATCCGGAATATACGGCGGAAGTATTTGACCGCCAGAGTGATATGGCAATTGAAAACTGGAAAAAGTTTAATGAAATCGTGGGAAGCGTCGCAGACGTCGTGTTTATATGCGGAACCGACCTGGGTAATCAGAGATCACGTATGTGTTCAGCCGATACCTATGATGAGTATTACCATCCGTATTACCGGAAGATGAATGACTGGATACATGAAAACACAAACTGGAAAACGTTGAAACACACCTGCGGTGCGGTATTCGATGTAATTCCCCAGTTGATTGAGAGCGGATTTGATTCTGTGAATCCGGTCCAGTGTTCAGCGGCAGGTATGGAGCCTGAGAGACTGAAAGAAGCCTACGGAGACAACATGCTGTTCTGGGGAGCAGGGGTTGATACGCAGAAAATTCTTCCGTTCGGGACGCCGGAAGAGGTTAGAGAACAGGTTCTGAAACGCTGTGAGGTATTTTCAAAAGACGGCGGTTTTATCTTTGGAGCCATCCACTGCATCCAGTGCAACACGCCGCGTGAGAATATCGTTGCCATGATCGATGCACTTCATGAATTTAATGGGGATAAATAA
- a CDS encoding ABC transporter permease: MDGNKTVEFKAQKRPLIKRITSTSEFSVFVALVILIIAMSFASPVFMTPTNIFNVLNQISRYGIIAVGMSLIIISGGIDLSVGYVVGITACYCAYFSSEAVNMPWPVVLIVILLMGAAIGLVNGLIVTRLNIVPFIVTLAMGKILSGATLLLTQGRPIFFNSYLSLLGGGYIGAVPVAVIVMFLAVVAGTVFTTKTLTGRNIYAIGNNERAATLSGIKVNKLKCLTYVITSTLCALCGIIVAGNLGSADAALGKNYETDVIAAVVIGGVAMSGGEGTVWGSLIGAAIMGILKNAFVLLGVSAYWQSIVIGIVIVAAVALDSFRTASADKVHKENAERIAKESARQAKDK, encoded by the coding sequence ATGGATGGAAATAAGACTGTAGAATTCAAGGCGCAGAAGCGTCCTCTTATCAAACGGATCACAAGTACTTCGGAATTCAGCGTATTTGTTGCACTGGTAATACTGATTATAGCAATGAGCTTTGCAAGTCCGGTGTTCATGACGCCTACCAACATCTTTAATGTACTGAACCAGATTTCACGCTACGGAATCATTGCGGTTGGAATGAGTCTGATCATTATTTCCGGCGGCATTGACCTGTCCGTAGGGTACGTCGTTGGCATCACTGCCTGCTACTGTGCATATTTCAGTTCGGAAGCAGTAAATATGCCGTGGCCCGTAGTCCTGATTGTCATTCTGCTTATGGGGGCGGCGATTGGTCTGGTGAATGGTCTGATTGTGACCAGGCTGAACATCGTTCCGTTCATTGTTACGCTGGCAATGGGAAAAATACTGTCCGGCGCCACACTGCTGCTCACACAGGGCCGTCCGATATTTTTCAATTCTTACTTATCCCTGCTGGGCGGGGGATATATCGGAGCCGTGCCGGTTGCTGTTATTGTTATGTTCCTGGCGGTTGTAGCGGGAACCGTGTTTACAACGAAGACTTTGACAGGACGCAATATCTATGCGATCGGGAATAATGAACGTGCCGCCACACTGTCCGGTATCAAGGTTAATAAACTGAAATGTCTTACATACGTTATCACCAGCACCTTATGTGCGCTCTGCGGGATCATCGTGGCAGGAAATCTGGGCAGTGCAGATGCAGCACTCGGAAAAAACTATGAGACGGATGTTATCGCAGCCGTTGTCATCGGCGGTGTCGCCATGAGCGGCGGTGAAGGAACGGTCTGGGGATCGCTGATCGGTGCCGCCATTATGGGTATCCTCAAAAATGCATTTGTTCTGCTTGGCGTATCCGCGTACTGGCAGTCTATCGTGATTGGTATCGTGATTGTGGCAGCAGTTGCACTCGACAGCTTCAGAACAGCTTCCGCTGATAAGGTACACAAAGAGAACGCTGAAAGAATCGCAAAAGAGTCTGCAAGGCAGGCGAAGGATAAGTAG
- a CDS encoding sugar ABC transporter substrate-binding protein, translating to MKKNLAFVLAIVMAMMTCFAGCSAEPPKSGEAKKAEETPAPEDDAADEADTAATENEGEADSSGGDTAEPAALSADLQTIYDKLTHKPVANDTGKEFKIAVLCVMNNSFWYDVVNGIEEITQLMADPSYNCTVEMVTIEGHDGQLFAEAIDNCVTMQYDAICTVGTSEAIIPAVDRATAAGIPVYTFNSDVADSSRVCFTGQDLYAAGVKAGETVAELIDGKGKVAIITGYFTVPAHEDRRLGAMEVFDKYDEIEIVGEVENHDSNDEGYTYTKDFLTANPDLAAIYITAGGQQGVTKALDEMNIKGEVKVVMFDFMEEVIDALYDGSVQATIGQDPYAQGANPVCLAYNQLVTGTPEVEGNDFTNLDVVTPDNVAEYFPR from the coding sequence ATGAAGAAAAACCTGGCATTTGTACTGGCAATCGTCATGGCTATGATGACATGTTTTGCAGGATGTTCTGCAGAACCCCCGAAGTCCGGTGAGGCGAAAAAAGCGGAGGAAACGCCTGCCCCGGAAGATGATGCAGCCGATGAGGCTGATACAGCAGCTACGGAAAATGAAGGGGAAGCAGACTCATCGGGCGGCGATACGGCCGAGCCGGCGGCATTATCTGCAGATCTGCAAACGATCTATGACAAACTGACACACAAACCTGTGGCAAACGATACGGGAAAAGAGTTCAAGATTGCAGTACTCTGTGTTATGAACAACTCTTTCTGGTATGATGTTGTAAACGGTATTGAGGAGATCACACAGCTTATGGCGGATCCGTCATACAATTGTACCGTAGAAATGGTCACGATCGAAGGGCACGACGGACAGCTGTTTGCAGAAGCAATCGATAACTGCGTGACCATGCAGTACGATGCGATCTGTACGGTCGGAACCTCAGAGGCCATTATTCCGGCTGTTGACAGGGCTACGGCTGCAGGGATACCTGTATATACGTTCAACTCCGATGTTGCAGACTCCAGCAGAGTTTGCTTTACCGGTCAGGATCTGTATGCTGCAGGCGTCAAAGCAGGCGAGACAGTTGCGGAACTGATCGACGGCAAAGGCAAAGTAGCGATTATCACCGGTTACTTTACAGTCCCGGCTCACGAAGACCGTCGTCTTGGTGCGATGGAAGTGTTTGATAAGTATGATGAGATTGAGATCGTGGGAGAGGTTGAAAACCATGACTCCAATGACGAAGGATACACTTATACAAAAGACTTCCTGACAGCAAACCCTGATCTGGCTGCGATTTATATCACAGCAGGCGGTCAGCAGGGCGTCACAAAGGCTCTGGACGAAATGAATATTAAGGGCGAAGTTAAAGTTGTTATGTTCGACTTTATGGAAGAGGTTATCGATGCTCTTTACGATGGAAGTGTACAGGCAACGATCGGACAGGATCCTTACGCACAGGGAGCAAACCCTGTATGCCTCGCATACAACCAGCTCGTAACAGGCACGCCGGAAGTGGAAGGCAACGACTTTACAAATCTGGATGTTGTGACTCCTGATAATGTTGCAGAATACTTTCCGAGATAA
- a CDS encoding sugar ABC transporter ATP-binding protein — MGQKEIYKISGITKEFPGVKALDNVDLEIREGEIHAIVGENGAGKSTLMNILSGVYAPTEGSIEFDGQQVKLRNPLDAQRIGIAMIHQELSLSGALSIAENIFQARLPRGKMGLLDKNKLIRDSLQYLHEVGLDGMDPNTKVRDINVSQQQQVEIAKALSVNSKVLILDEPTSSLTAGEANRLLGIMQELKSKGITMLFITHKLDEVMRISDRFTVFRDGCKIGTCITAESTMEDMITMMVGRQYSKKYVRDHYMTDYSHAKPILEVENLNVPTKVFDMNFKLYEGEILGITGLVGAGRSEVLQSVFGADKRESGIIKVDGKQVPIKNTLDAIKNGMGLVPEGRKQQGILSKLSVKSNVSVVNLRYIRGKLGFLSKKMEEEKVKEYAARLSIKTPTLEQKITKLSGGNQQKAIIARWLMNNPRILFLDEPTQGIDVGTKTEIYKIIDSLAKMGLSIVMVSSEMVENISLCDRIIVMYEGRVTGEVMHAEAAEDRIMTYASGQTDTVTIV; from the coding sequence ATGGGTCAGAAAGAAATCTATAAAATCAGCGGAATCACAAAGGAATTTCCAGGGGTAAAGGCTCTGGACAATGTGGATTTGGAAATACGCGAAGGCGAGATTCACGCGATCGTCGGTGAGAACGGCGCGGGTAAATCGACTTTGATGAACATACTTTCCGGAGTCTATGCACCCACTGAGGGCAGCATAGAATTTGACGGACAGCAGGTAAAGCTGAGGAATCCTCTGGATGCGCAGCGTATTGGCATCGCCATGATACACCAGGAGCTGTCGTTGTCCGGAGCGCTCAGCATTGCAGAAAATATTTTTCAGGCCCGTCTGCCCAGGGGGAAGATGGGATTACTTGATAAGAACAAACTGATTCGGGACAGCCTCCAATATTTGCACGAGGTCGGACTTGACGGAATGGATCCGAACACAAAAGTCCGTGACATAAATGTTTCTCAGCAGCAGCAGGTTGAAATCGCCAAGGCACTGTCTGTGAATTCAAAGGTTCTGATTCTTGATGAGCCAACCTCGTCGCTGACTGCAGGAGAGGCCAATCGGCTGCTTGGGATCATGCAGGAACTGAAGTCCAAAGGAATAACCATGCTGTTTATCACCCATAAGTTGGACGAAGTTATGCGTATCAGTGACAGATTTACCGTCTTTCGGGACGGTTGTAAGATTGGCACCTGCATAACGGCGGAGTCTACGATGGAAGATATGATCACGATGATGGTAGGGAGGCAGTACAGCAAAAAATATGTCAGAGACCATTATATGACGGATTATTCCCATGCAAAGCCGATACTGGAAGTTGAAAATCTGAATGTACCGACGAAAGTTTTTGATATGAATTTTAAACTGTACGAGGGTGAGATCCTCGGAATCACCGGTCTCGTCGGTGCAGGGAGAAGCGAGGTGCTGCAGAGTGTGTTTGGGGCGGACAAGAGGGAAAGCGGAATTATTAAGGTTGACGGGAAACAAGTCCCCATCAAAAATACACTGGATGCCATTAAAAACGGCATGGGTCTCGTGCCGGAGGGCAGAAAGCAGCAGGGAATACTCTCAAAGCTGTCTGTCAAATCCAATGTCTCCGTCGTGAATCTGCGCTATATCAGGGGAAAACTGGGATTCCTCAGCAAGAAGATGGAAGAAGAGAAAGTAAAAGAATACGCAGCGAGACTGAGCATCAAAACACCTACACTGGAACAGAAGATTACAAAGCTGAGCGGGGGAAATCAGCAGAAAGCGATCATAGCCAGATGGCTGATGAATAATCCCAGGATTTTGTTTCTGGATGAACCGACACAGGGGATTGATGTGGGAACTAAGACGGAGATCTATAAGATCATAGATTCACTGGCAAAGATGGGACTGAGCATTGTCATGGTATCGTCCGAGATGGTTGAAAATATTTCTCTGTGTGACCGCATTATCGTCATGTATGAAGGACGTGTGACGGGCGAGGTCATGCACGCGGAGGCGGCAGAGGACAGAATCATGACGTATGCCTCGGGACAGACGGATACTGTTACAATAGTATAA
- a CDS encoding helix-turn-helix transcriptional regulator — MFRSADTAMFTAESRFITIPGLLYVSRVEKDEWAITRRVSHVHEHAEIGFIRSGSAVFIIDEEEYLVSKGDFYIYNKGTIHDEQPEKYTLSVYCAGISRLALPQLPPDCILPSDTSPVVHCAEYFDMLEQLFSHLYESLDHQTDGSRETASHMLMTILSLIFQKTEHSAKRPPVRPHPHDELCINVKTFIHEHYLDDISLQTISSAVCISPYYMSRVFKKETGFSPMEYVERLRLGKAQVLLIHTDIQIIEIAHQTGYNNLSTFNYAFSKLFGMSPKKFKKVYRDL, encoded by the coding sequence ATGTTCAGAAGCGCAGACACAGCCATGTTTACTGCAGAATCCAGGTTTATCACAATCCCTGGCCTCCTGTATGTAAGCAGGGTTGAAAAAGATGAATGGGCGATTACGCGCAGAGTCTCGCATGTACACGAACATGCAGAGATCGGTTTTATCCGGAGCGGATCTGCCGTTTTTATTATTGACGAAGAAGAATACCTCGTCTCAAAAGGTGATTTTTATATCTACAACAAGGGGACGATACATGATGAACAGCCGGAGAAATACACCCTGAGTGTTTACTGTGCCGGTATTTCACGTCTTGCACTTCCTCAACTTCCTCCAGACTGCATTTTGCCTTCAGATACATCCCCCGTCGTTCACTGCGCCGAATATTTTGATATGCTGGAACAGTTATTCAGCCACCTGTACGAATCACTCGATCATCAAACGGACGGAAGCAGAGAAACTGCATCCCATATGCTGATGACGATACTGTCACTGATCTTTCAAAAAACCGAGCATTCTGCGAAACGTCCTCCAGTCCGACCACATCCTCACGATGAACTCTGCATAAATGTCAAAACATTTATACATGAACACTACCTGGACGATATCTCTCTGCAGACGATCAGCAGCGCCGTCTGTATAAGCCCCTATTACATGTCTAGGGTCTTCAAAAAAGAAACCGGGTTCTCACCCATGGAATATGTCGAACGGCTGCGCCTTGGAAAAGCCCAGGTTCTCTTGATTCACACGGATATCCAGATCATTGAGATCGCACATCAGACCGGCTACAATAATCTCAGTACTTTCAATTATGCGTTTTCAAAGCTCTTCGGGATGTCCCCAAAGAAATTCAAAAAAGTTTACCGCGATTTATAG
- a CDS encoding AraC family transcriptional regulator → MDWIERLNESMNYIEEHITEELDYTEAAKCACCSVYHFQRMFAYMAGVPLSEYIRRRRMSLAAADLLNNSDEKIVDIALKYGYSSPTAFNRAFQSVHGAAPSAVRRGGCSVKAYPPVSFKITVKGAEEMEYRIEKKEAFRIVGVSQPLHREIEKNFAVVPQMWEKAASDGTVPKLAGVMNQQPMGLLGVSACGDAEEWRYFIAVSSTQPIDESLEEYEVPASTWAIFSGSGTNRSIQELEQRIVTEWLPSSGYEYGNAPDIEVYLNPDPNNAQFEVWIPVIKKS, encoded by the coding sequence ATGGATTGGATAGAACGTTTAAATGAGTCGATGAATTATATTGAAGAGCACATTACGGAGGAGCTGGATTATACGGAAGCGGCGAAATGCGCCTGCTGTTCGGTATATCATTTTCAGCGTATGTTTGCTTATATGGCAGGGGTGCCGCTCTCTGAATACATCAGGCGAAGACGGATGTCACTGGCAGCGGCGGACTTACTGAATAACAGTGATGAAAAGATCGTAGATATTGCCCTGAAATATGGTTATTCGTCTCCGACAGCTTTCAACAGAGCGTTTCAGAGTGTTCATGGGGCGGCGCCTTCTGCCGTGCGCAGAGGCGGATGTTCTGTAAAGGCGTATCCGCCTGTCAGCTTTAAAATCACAGTCAAAGGAGCAGAAGAGATGGAATATCGCATTGAAAAAAAGGAGGCTTTTCGCATCGTCGGAGTATCGCAGCCTTTACACAGAGAAATTGAAAAGAACTTTGCAGTCGTTCCACAGATGTGGGAGAAAGCGGCGAGCGACGGTACGGTGCCGAAACTGGCAGGGGTGATGAATCAGCAGCCGATGGGGCTTCTGGGAGTCAGTGCCTGCGGCGATGCGGAAGAGTGGAGGTATTTTATCGCTGTCTCCAGCACACAGCCGATCGATGAATCGCTGGAAGAATACGAGGTGCCTGCCTCTACATGGGCGATCTTCTCAGGATCGGGAACGAATAGATCCATACAGGAGCTGGAACAGCGCATAGTGACAGAATGGCTCCCGTCCTCCGGCTATGAATACGGAAATGCGCCGGACATCGAAGTTTATCTGAATCCTGATCCAAACAACGCACAGTTTGAAGTGTGGATACCTGTTATAAAAAAATCATAA
- a CDS encoding HelD family protein, whose protein sequence is MSNQKKSGSAIPFPDEIAHLAGITRMLDEALETAEADVQHADRDYMDAKRYMAEYRGEIDPNEMFQNELLLRQTDHTGALAVRTRDILAKLRESPYFARIDFSENGSLPPVPCYIGRFTFRHNSELLVFDWRAPVSSMFYDYETGPAGYDSPMGRVEGIITRKRQFKIADGVMEYAIESSSSIQDDILQKELSHTSDEKMKSIIATIQTEQNQIIRNESTKTMIIQGVAGSGKTSIALHRIAFLLYRFKNQLKSQNVTILSPNRVFGDYISGVIPELGEEPIFEMGFTDIARVQLKQTLVFEPDRDPMEPHDENWAKRVCFKSTGEFVVLMNAYIEQLPNRIFKPRDYSFGRFTADAGWISKRFSAYRSYPVKQRLSMTADDIYHRFESENIMEDDLPKPRTILKSLTAMLTVKNSLALYKDFYRSLNLPRMFVMPEKKTLEWADVFPFLYIQAAFEGLKKSPITKHLVIDEMQDYTPIQYTVINLLFSCPKTILGDFGQSLNPHRRHTLSDLRQIYDGAEYVELNQSYRSTCEIMTFAKCIGGIHKLSPIERHGNIPDVTACADRQEELQMIEKAVRDFISGNHATLGIITKTDREAGELYDALHLVEQIHLLTPDSTNFKNGVTITSIRMAKGLEFDEVIIPDTDSRTYGSESDRSLLYIACTRAMHDLTLLYTGIPSPFIGQT, encoded by the coding sequence ATGAGTAATCAGAAAAAAAGCGGCAGTGCCATCCCGTTTCCTGACGAAATTGCCCATCTTGCCGGCATCACCCGCATGCTGGACGAGGCATTGGAGACTGCCGAGGCCGATGTGCAGCATGCGGATCGTGACTATATGGACGCCAAACGATACATGGCGGAATACCGCGGGGAAATCGATCCCAACGAGATGTTCCAGAATGAGCTGCTGCTCAGACAGACGGACCATACAGGTGCACTGGCTGTCAGAACCCGTGATATACTGGCAAAGCTGAGAGAGTCGCCGTATTTTGCCCGCATCGATTTTTCCGAAAATGGCAGTCTGCCTCCCGTCCCCTGTTACATCGGGCGCTTTACCTTCCGCCATAACAGTGAACTGCTTGTCTTCGACTGGCGCGCCCCTGTTTCCAGCATGTTTTACGATTATGAGACGGGTCCTGCCGGCTATGATTCCCCAATGGGACGTGTTGAGGGTATAATCACAAGAAAACGGCAGTTTAAGATCGCTGACGGCGTGATGGAGTACGCAATCGAAAGTTCTTCAAGTATACAGGATGATATCCTGCAAAAAGAACTTTCTCACACGTCCGATGAAAAAATGAAATCGATCATTGCCACCATACAGACAGAGCAAAACCAGATCATCCGGAATGAAAGCACAAAGACAATGATCATTCAGGGGGTAGCGGGATCCGGTAAAACATCGATTGCACTGCACCGGATTGCATTTCTCCTTTATCGTTTTAAAAACCAGCTGAAATCACAAAATGTGACCATCCTGTCGCCCAATAGAGTCTTCGGTGACTATATCTCAGGTGTAATCCCGGAACTCGGTGAGGAACCAATCTTTGAAATGGGGTTCACCGACATTGCAAGAGTACAGCTAAAACAAACTCTTGTTTTTGAGCCGGACAGAGACCCGATGGAACCGCATGATGAAAATTGGGCAAAAAGAGTGTGCTTTAAATCCACAGGGGAATTTGTCGTCCTGATGAACGCATACATAGAACAGCTTCCGAATCGTATCTTTAAACCGCGCGACTATTCCTTCGGCCGTTTCACGGCAGATGCCGGCTGGATTTCAAAACGCTTTTCTGCCTATCGCAGCTATCCTGTAAAACAGAGGCTCTCCATGACCGCGGATGACATCTATCACCGCTTTGAATCAGAAAACATCATGGAAGATGATCTGCCGAAACCCCGTACGATTTTGAAGAGCCTGACCGCTATGCTTACAGTTAAAAACTCTCTGGCTTTATATAAGGATTTTTACCGAAGCCTCAACCTCCCCCGGATGTTCGTGATGCCGGAGAAAAAAACACTGGAATGGGCAGATGTATTTCCATTCCTGTACATCCAGGCCGCTTTCGAAGGACTAAAGAAGAGTCCGATCACAAAGCATCTGGTCATAGATGAAATGCAGGATTATACCCCCATCCAGTACACAGTGATCAATCTGCTGTTTTCGTGCCCCAAGACGATACTGGGTGACTTCGGACAGTCCCTGAATCCACACCGGCGCCATACATTATCAGATCTCCGGCAAATCTATGATGGGGCTGAGTATGTAGAACTTAATCAAAGCTACCGCTCCACCTGCGAGATTATGACCTTTGCTAAATGTATCGGAGGTATTCACAAACTGAGCCCCATAGAACGACACGGTAACATCCCCGATGTGACTGCCTGTGCTGACAGGCAGGAGGAACTACAGATGATAGAAAAAGCAGTTCGCGATTTTATATCCGGAAATCATGCAACACTGGGCATTATCACCAAAACAGACAGGGAAGCCGGAGAGTTGTATGATGCCCTTCACCTTGTTGAACAGATACATCTTCTCACCCCGGACAGTACGAATTTCAAAAATGGTGTAACCATCACCTCCATACGGATGGCGAAAGGCCTCGAGTTTGATGAAGTCATAATACCTGATACTGACAGCCGTACATATGGCTCCGAATCTGACCGCAGCCTGCTCTATATTGCCTGCACAAGGGCAATGCATGACCTGACACTGCTGTATACGGGCATCCCCTCTCCGTTTATCGGGCAGACTTAA
- a CDS encoding helix-turn-helix domain-containing protein, with protein MRNKNIRKIIPVIDYLEAHLTEKPDLERVANAAHYSKYHLHRMFADTVGLTIHEYLQRRQLTEAAKLLVFSDKPILDIALLAGYDSQQAFTNIFTVMYKMPPNKYRENEKFYPLQLKFELKGSDQMLNQKEKTGWDIQFATEKDIPCWMELVRLVIDGFPGLFENDYIPILREKIRTKQALILKDGDTAIGIMLFSSETGSIDFMGSHPLCRGQGIPRAFLDKVMKELLKGKDISITTFREGDRADTGHRREIKGLGFAEAELLIEYGYPTQRFILPKEDNYE; from the coding sequence ATGCGGAACAAAAATATCCGGAAAATCATACCGGTGATTGACTATCTGGAGGCTCATCTGACAGAAAAGCCGGATCTGGAACGGGTGGCAAATGCGGCACATTATTCCAAGTATCATCTGCACCGCATGTTTGCCGATACGGTTGGCCTTACCATACATGAGTATCTGCAAAGAAGGCAGCTGACGGAAGCTGCAAAACTTCTGGTATTTTCAGATAAACCCATTCTGGACATCGCCCTGCTGGCAGGATATGACAGCCAGCAGGCGTTTACCAATATATTTACAGTCATGTACAAGATGCCCCCAAACAAATACAGGGAAAATGAAAAATTTTACCCGCTGCAGCTTAAGTTTGAATTGAAAGGAAGTGATCAGATGCTGAACCAGAAAGAAAAGACAGGCTGGGATATCCAGTTTGCCACAGAGAAGGACATCCCATGCTGGATGGAGCTGGTACGGCTTGTGATCGACGGTTTCCCGGGTCTGTTCGAAAATGACTATATCCCGATCCTGCGTGAAAAAATCCGTACAAAACAGGCGTTGATCTTAAAAGACGGCGATACAGCAATCGGAATCATGCTTTTCTCGTCTGAGACAGGAAGCATTGATTTTATGGGAAGCCATCCGCTCTGTCGAGGGCAGGGAATACCGCGGGCATTCCTTGATAAAGTTATGAAGGAATTACTGAAGGGAAAAGATATCAGCATCACCACGTTTCGGGAAGGTGACCGGGCGGATACCGGACACCGCAGAGAAATCAAGGGGCTTGGATTCGCGGAAGCCGAGTTGTTAATCGAATATGGGTATCCCACCCAGCGTTTTATTTTGCCAAAGGAGGACAACTATGAGTAA